From the Halorhabdus utahensis DSM 12940 genome, one window contains:
- a CDS encoding family 78 glycoside hydrolase catalytic domain, which produces MTTPADATPSHLRVEYEKSPTNVDPSRPPRFSWRIETARRGAAQRAYRLVVGRNPDAVANGDGTLWDSERVDSDRATNVVYDGPDLAADRTYYWSVKVWTDRGETEWAEPESFSTALRPEDWSGEWIAHQPGVGDTDGWRSQWHRPEEDAAEWVQLDLGESRPVDEITLHPADPISVVRTPDDVAVTIHWSSNPLAGFGFPETYRIELSDDPDFAESTVVAERRMPDQGESTTDGLPTDLATPPQTHDGLDAGGRYLRITATDLFEFVPPTSRDAADSRKTEGVHPWQCFALAGVTVRDGEGTDLTGDASAEVSSSVETATWGREHLLNGHTDSRLASTSPQLRREFELEKPVERARAHVAAVGYGELAINGEKVGDRVLDPAWTEYEKRILYSTDDVTEQLTKGDNAVGLWLGRGWFAKRGAYWVADGSPRARVVLTVEFTDGTTRRISTDCDWAARESPIVENDIYDGETYDARREADGWRRPGFEDPEWDGAEVVDSPGGTLRPERIEPMEIVETFDVEDVHEHPDGPILDFGQNLTGWLEIEIEDPAAGEEITLKHAETLTDDGDLATVDLRSADATDTYLARGEGSETYEPRFTYHGFRYAQVEGYPSELDPEAVTAKVVHTAMDRRGEFACSNDDLNQVQHNAVWGLAGNAHSIPEDCPQRDERFGWTGDAQIAARSLAFNFDAARFHEKWARDHDDAASELGYAPDVIPNKAPENPGDPTWTITRVVIPWHRYRHDGDERILEEQFEGMRAHVEYWLSVTEDDLVPGAYGKFGDWLAFENTNGRRGLPYDLFTTAFVYQITDILAKIADVLDNDGDAARYREWADRLPTAFNEEFFEPAAGRYRPGTQASYAVPLFLGLVPEDHVETVAAGLAEKVRSDGGKLKTGFLGTRPLIQTLAEHGYDDLAYEVVSQPERPGWVYMARNGATTMWERWNSDDSIGSGMNSLNHSPLTHVSEYFYEVLAGIKIGDRPVTDHVTIAPSLVEDLEWVEASYETRNGEMAVDWERTDGGYDLSVRVPWNTSATIRLPDAAGRSVSESGVDLSVETTPTREGVRSIDYEDDVVVLALDAGEFDLSVR; this is translated from the coding sequence ATGACCACACCGGCGGACGCGACACCGAGCCACCTCCGCGTCGAGTACGAGAAGTCGCCGACGAACGTCGACCCGTCGCGTCCGCCCCGTTTCTCCTGGCGTATCGAGACAGCACGTCGCGGCGCGGCCCAGCGAGCCTACCGCCTCGTCGTCGGACGCAATCCAGACGCAGTCGCCAACGGCGACGGAACGCTGTGGGACTCCGAACGGGTCGACTCGGATCGAGCCACCAACGTCGTCTACGACGGTCCCGACCTCGCAGCCGACAGGACCTACTACTGGTCGGTGAAGGTCTGGACGGACCGCGGCGAGACCGAGTGGGCCGAGCCCGAATCGTTTTCGACGGCGCTCCGTCCGGAAGACTGGTCGGGCGAGTGGATCGCCCATCAGCCCGGCGTCGGCGACACCGACGGCTGGCGTAGCCAGTGGCACCGGCCCGAGGAGGACGCCGCGGAGTGGGTTCAACTCGACCTCGGCGAAAGCCGGCCTGTCGACGAAATCACGCTTCACCCGGCCGATCCGATCTCGGTCGTGCGGACCCCCGACGATGTGGCGGTGACGATCCACTGGTCGTCGAACCCACTCGCTGGCTTTGGCTTCCCCGAGACTTATCGCATCGAACTATCCGACGATCCCGACTTCGCCGAGAGTACGGTCGTCGCCGAGCGGAGGATGCCGGACCAGGGCGAAAGCACCACCGACGGGCTCCCGACCGACCTCGCGACGCCGCCCCAGACCCACGACGGGCTCGACGCCGGGGGGCGGTACCTCCGCATCACGGCGACCGACCTCTTCGAGTTCGTCCCCCCGACGAGCCGCGACGCGGCAGACTCCCGCAAGACCGAGGGGGTCCACCCCTGGCAGTGTTTCGCCCTCGCCGGCGTCACCGTCCGGGACGGGGAGGGGACGGATCTGACCGGCGACGCGTCCGCCGAGGTCTCCTCGTCGGTCGAGACGGCGACGTGGGGCCGCGAGCATCTCCTGAACGGCCACACCGACTCGCGGCTGGCCTCAACATCGCCACAGCTCCGCCGGGAGTTCGAGCTTGAGAAACCAGTCGAACGGGCCCGTGCGCACGTCGCCGCCGTCGGGTACGGGGAACTCGCGATCAACGGCGAGAAAGTCGGCGACCGCGTGCTCGACCCGGCCTGGACCGAGTACGAGAAGCGGATTCTCTACTCGACGGACGACGTCACCGAACAACTGACCAAGGGTGACAACGCCGTCGGGCTGTGGCTCGGTCGCGGCTGGTTCGCCAAACGCGGGGCCTACTGGGTCGCCGACGGATCACCGCGAGCCCGCGTCGTTCTCACGGTCGAATTTACGGACGGGACGACCCGCCGGATATCTACCGACTGCGACTGGGCGGCCCGGGAGAGCCCGATCGTCGAAAACGACATCTACGACGGCGAGACCTACGATGCCCGCCGCGAGGCCGACGGCTGGCGACGCCCCGGCTTCGAGGACCCGGAGTGGGACGGTGCCGAAGTCGTCGACTCCCCGGGAGGAACGCTCAGACCCGAGCGGATCGAACCGATGGAAATCGTCGAGACCTTCGACGTCGAGGACGTTCACGAGCACCCCGACGGGCCGATCCTCGACTTCGGCCAGAACCTTACCGGCTGGCTCGAAATCGAAATCGAGGACCCGGCGGCCGGCGAGGAGATTACGCTCAAACACGCCGAGACGCTGACCGACGACGGCGACCTCGCGACGGTCGACCTCCGGAGCGCCGACGCGACCGACACCTACCTCGCCCGCGGCGAGGGGAGCGAGACCTACGAACCCCGATTCACGTACCACGGGTTCCGGTACGCCCAGGTCGAGGGATATCCGAGCGAACTCGATCCCGAGGCCGTCACGGCGAAGGTCGTCCACACGGCGATGGATCGACGCGGGGAGTTCGCCTGCTCGAATGACGACCTGAACCAGGTCCAGCACAACGCCGTCTGGGGGCTGGCCGGTAATGCCCACTCGATCCCGGAGGACTGTCCACAGCGCGACGAACGCTTCGGTTGGACCGGTGACGCACAGATCGCCGCTCGGTCGCTTGCGTTCAACTTCGACGCCGCACGCTTCCACGAGAAGTGGGCGCGCGATCACGACGACGCGGCGAGCGAACTGGGCTACGCGCCGGACGTCATCCCAAACAAGGCCCCGGAGAACCCGGGCGACCCGACGTGGACGATTACCCGCGTCGTGATCCCCTGGCATCGCTACCGCCACGACGGCGACGAGCGCATTCTCGAAGAACAGTTCGAGGGCATGCGCGCCCACGTCGAGTACTGGCTGTCGGTGACCGAGGACGATCTGGTTCCGGGCGCGTACGGGAAGTTCGGCGACTGGCTGGCCTTCGAGAACACCAACGGTCGGCGCGGGCTCCCCTACGATCTGTTCACGACGGCGTTCGTCTACCAGATCACGGATATCCTCGCGAAGATCGCCGATGTGCTCGACAACGATGGCGACGCCGCTCGCTACCGCGAGTGGGCCGATCGGCTCCCGACGGCGTTCAACGAGGAGTTCTTCGAACCCGCGGCGGGACGCTATCGGCCCGGGACGCAGGCCTCCTACGCCGTGCCGCTGTTCCTCGGGCTCGTCCCCGAGGACCACGTCGAGACGGTCGCGGCTGGGCTGGCCGAGAAGGTCCGTTCCGACGGCGGGAAGCTCAAGACCGGGTTCCTGGGGACTCGCCCACTCATCCAGACGCTCGCCGAGCACGGCTACGACGACCTGGCATACGAGGTCGTCAGCCAGCCCGAACGGCCGGGCTGGGTGTACATGGCGCGTAACGGCGCGACCACGATGTGGGAGCGCTGGAATTCGGACGACAGCATCGGCTCGGGTATGAACTCGCTGAACCACTCCCCGCTCACGCACGTCTCGGAATACTTCTACGAGGTACTGGCCGGGATCAAGATCGGCGATCGGCCCGTGACTGACCACGTCACGATCGCGCCCTCGCTCGTCGAGGACCTGGAATGGGTCGAAGCCAGCTACGAGACCCGTAACGGGGAGATGGCCGTCGACTGGGAGCGGACCGACGGGGGCTATGACCTGTCGGTGAGGGTGCCCTGGAACACGTCGGCGACCATCAGGCTCCCCGACGCGGCCGGTAGGTCGGTGTCCGAATCGGGAGTCGATCTATCCGTCGAGACGACTCCCACACGCGAGGGTGTCCGATCGATCGACTACGAGGATGACGTGGTTGTCCTGGCTCTCGACGCCGGCGAGTTCGATCTCTCGGTCCGGTAA
- a CDS encoding tagaturonate epimerase family protein, whose product MATDELQATLPPAVTVYERSVYSDGDSTFALVNDADGKRRLYVAGPAIADFDGGTVQGDGQVFPLTYGNAMALAEVFPWLEPTTAGRQSAFGFGDRIGLATPGHVRAVRDSDLVPVFAQQSIREMDRTGRSPEDVLATAIFGVFQEGYEGGFVADADHLMAREDVERTAGVGFTMFTCDPSEHVVADADSMSEEKVEAAFAQIEDSEAILDRYAGETFEAKTDGFTWSDSFSEIELKRAAVKYYEAIEFAEELYGWVAQAVDGDFDFEVSVDETETPTTHLEHALIASELDRRGVEVTSLAPRFVGSLEKGIDYIGDLNEFEADLKGHVAIAETYGPYRLSLHSGSDKFSIYPFFEEYASDYQHVKTAGTSYLEAIRVVAENDPDLYREIHAFALERFDEDKATYHVNTDLSNVPDIDDLTDDEFPKILDQDDGRQLLHITYGSVLSATDENGEFRFKDDLLGTLREYEDDHYAFLEEHLGHHVDLLTGEIED is encoded by the coding sequence ATGGCGACGGACGAGCTACAGGCGACGTTACCGCCGGCCGTGACTGTCTACGAACGATCGGTCTACAGCGACGGGGACTCGACGTTCGCCCTCGTCAACGACGCGGATGGAAAACGCCGGCTCTACGTCGCTGGGCCGGCGATCGCTGACTTCGACGGGGGCACAGTCCAGGGCGACGGCCAGGTCTTTCCGCTGACCTACGGGAACGCCATGGCGCTGGCGGAGGTCTTCCCGTGGCTCGAACCGACGACCGCCGGTCGGCAGTCGGCCTTTGGCTTCGGCGACCGGATCGGCCTGGCGACGCCGGGGCACGTCCGTGCGGTCCGCGATTCCGATCTAGTGCCGGTGTTCGCCCAACAGTCGATCCGCGAGATGGACCGGACCGGCCGCTCGCCCGAGGACGTCCTCGCGACGGCCATCTTCGGCGTCTTCCAGGAGGGCTATGAGGGTGGCTTCGTCGCCGACGCCGACCACCTCATGGCCCGCGAGGACGTCGAACGGACGGCCGGGGTCGGCTTTACGATGTTCACCTGCGACCCGAGCGAGCACGTCGTCGCCGACGCGGATTCGATGAGCGAGGAGAAGGTCGAGGCCGCCTTCGCCCAGATCGAGGACAGCGAGGCGATCCTCGATCGCTACGCCGGGGAGACCTTCGAGGCCAAGACCGACGGGTTCACCTGGTCGGATTCCTTCTCGGAGATCGAACTCAAGCGGGCGGCAGTGAAGTACTACGAAGCCATTGAGTTTGCCGAGGAACTGTACGGCTGGGTCGCGCAAGCGGTCGACGGCGACTTCGACTTCGAGGTCTCCGTCGACGAGACCGAAACGCCGACGACTCACCTCGAACACGCCCTCATCGCTAGCGAACTCGACCGCCGCGGCGTCGAGGTGACCAGCCTCGCCCCGCGGTTCGTCGGCTCCCTGGAGAAGGGCATCGACTACATCGGCGACCTCAACGAGTTCGAAGCGGATCTCAAGGGCCACGTCGCCATCGCCGAGACCTACGGCCCCTATCGGCTTTCGCTGCATTCGGGGTCAGACAAATTCAGCATCTACCCATTCTTCGAGGAGTACGCCAGCGACTACCAGCACGTCAAGACCGCCGGGACGAGCTATCTCGAGGCGATCCGCGTCGTCGCCGAGAACGATCCCGATCTCTATCGGGAGATTCACGCGTTCGCCCTCGAACGCTTCGACGAGGACAAGGCCACCTACCACGTCAACACGGACCTCTCGAACGTGCCGGACATCGACGACCTGACGGACGACGAATTTCCCAAAATTCTCGATCAGGACGACGGCCGGCAGTTGTTGCACATCACCTACGGCTCGGTGCTGTCAGCCACGGATGAAAACGGGGAGTTCCGGTTCAAGGACGACCTGCTGGGGACACTTCGCGAATACGAGGACGATCACTACGCGTTCCTCGAAGAGCACCTCGGCCACCACGTCGATCTGTTGACCGGCGAGATCGAGGACTAA
- the uxaC gene encoding glucuronate isomerase, producing MAFIDEEYLLETETAVELYEAIGDAPILDPHSHVDLQEVVANDGWSDIWEVQGATDHYVWELMRKRGVPEERITGDASNKEKWLALAEIFPELVGNPTYEWVHLDLKRRFGIEKRISPETAEEIWTKTKDLLDQPEYKPQALLEDMNVEVMCSTDDPTDDLTYHERAAEELDGIAVKPTWRPDRAIKIADDGWRDFVDELEEARGIETTTLDGFLAAMEDSHDHFDDHGCVASDLGIKQPISKPVSEERAARIYKRAIAGANLDPDEVRDFEAFMLEQIGEWNRETDWVTQLHIGAVRDYRWDLYERLGPDTGGDISTQDVELVDALEYFLNTFDGELDIVLYTVDPTHYPTTATIARAFPNVSLGAAWWFNDSPFGMEQQLKYVGTVDLLSNYAGMVSDSRKLVSYGSRFEMFRRSLANAVGDMVERGQVPKPEARDLVERMAYDRPKELFGF from the coding sequence ATGGCGTTCATCGACGAGGAGTACCTCCTCGAGACGGAGACGGCCGTCGAACTGTACGAGGCGATCGGCGACGCACCGATCCTGGACCCGCACAGTCACGTGGACCTGCAGGAAGTCGTCGCAAACGACGGCTGGTCGGACATCTGGGAAGTCCAGGGTGCGACCGATCACTACGTCTGGGAACTCATGCGCAAGCGCGGCGTCCCCGAGGAGAGGATCACCGGCGACGCCTCGAACAAGGAGAAGTGGCTCGCCCTCGCGGAGATCTTCCCCGAATTGGTCGGCAATCCGACCTACGAGTGGGTCCATCTCGACCTCAAGCGCCGATTCGGCATCGAAAAGCGGATCTCACCCGAGACAGCCGAGGAGATCTGGACAAAGACGAAAGACCTCCTCGATCAGCCCGAGTACAAGCCCCAGGCACTCCTCGAGGACATGAACGTCGAGGTCATGTGCTCGACCGACGATCCCACGGACGATCTCACGTATCACGAGCGTGCGGCCGAGGAACTCGACGGGATCGCGGTCAAGCCGACCTGGCGGCCCGACCGGGCGATCAAGATCGCCGACGACGGCTGGCGGGATTTCGTCGACGAACTCGAAGAAGCGCGCGGGATCGAGACGACTACGCTCGATGGGTTCCTCGCCGCAATGGAAGACAGCCACGACCACTTCGACGACCACGGTTGCGTCGCAAGTGATCTGGGAATCAAGCAGCCGATCTCGAAACCTGTCAGCGAGGAGCGCGCCGCGCGGATCTACAAGCGAGCAATCGCCGGCGCGAACCTCGATCCCGACGAAGTCCGGGACTTCGAGGCCTTCATGCTCGAGCAGATCGGCGAGTGGAACCGCGAGACCGACTGGGTGACCCAGCTCCACATCGGGGCCGTCCGGGACTACCGTTGGGACCTCTACGAGAGGTTGGGTCCCGACACCGGCGGCGACATCTCCACGCAGGACGTCGAACTCGTCGATGCGCTGGAATACTTCCTCAACACGTTCGACGGGGAACTCGATATCGTCCTCTATACGGTCGACCCAACGCACTACCCGACGACGGCGACGATAGCACGGGCGTTCCCGAACGTCAGCCTCGGCGCAGCCTGGTGGTTCAACGACAGCCCGTTCGGGATGGAACAACAGCTGAAGTACGTCGGGACGGTCGATCTCCTCTCGAACTATGCGGGGATGGTCAGCGATTCCCGAAAGCTCGTCTCGTATGGCTCGCGCTTCGAGATGTTCCGCCGGAGTCTCGCCAACGCCGTCGGCGACATGGTCGAACGCGGGCAGGTTCCCAAGCCGGAGGCCCGCGACCTCGTTGAACGAATGGCGTACGACCGGCCGAAGGAACTGTTCGGATTCTGA
- a CDS encoding family 4 glycosyl hydrolase encodes MCESHEEDGRFEDVSIGFVGGGSRDWAGKMMTDLARQHTLEGEVRLYDVDQESAEQNARLGELIQDREEAIAEWDYRAVPSLADALSGADVVVLSTQDPPAETFAHDLDIPAEYGIYQSVGDTVGPGGTFRAMRAIPQYREIAAAIREHCPDAWVLNYTNPMTVCTRTLYEEFPDIKAVGLCHEVLHVKEDLAAYVEKHRDVADVDGDDLRVNVKGINHFTWIDDVRFRSEGVFDVIDAELDSQLPLPGGFEPGDLDGETFYVDNDQIALDLYRRFGLFPAAGDRHLAEFVPWYLNIDDPQDVQRWGIRLTPSDHRIEHWPTNERQRERHLEGTEEFEFTDTGEKMVELMTALLGGEELVTNVNLPNRGQLSGVREGAIVETNALVTGDDIVPHAAGDLPEQVRSMVRTHVSNQETLIEAGFAGDLDLAYRAFLNDPLVTLPPEDARSLFVDLVDAERPYLTDWNLEEATVLEA; translated from the coding sequence ATGTGTGAGTCCCACGAGGAAGACGGCCGGTTCGAGGACGTGTCGATCGGGTTCGTCGGCGGCGGTTCTCGCGACTGGGCGGGCAAGATGATGACCGACCTCGCCAGACAGCACACTCTCGAGGGCGAGGTTCGCCTCTACGACGTCGACCAGGAGAGCGCCGAACAGAACGCCCGCCTCGGCGAGCTGATCCAGGATCGCGAGGAAGCGATCGCCGAGTGGGACTACCGGGCCGTCCCGTCCCTCGCCGACGCGCTTTCGGGCGCGGACGTCGTTGTCCTCTCGACGCAGGACCCGCCGGCCGAGACGTTCGCCCACGACCTCGACATCCCCGCCGAGTACGGCATCTACCAGTCCGTCGGCGACACGGTCGGCCCGGGCGGAACCTTTCGGGCGATGCGGGCCATCCCCCAGTATCGCGAGATCGCGGCCGCGATCCGCGAACACTGTCCCGACGCCTGGGTGCTCAACTACACCAACCCGATGACCGTCTGCACCCGGACGCTCTATGAGGAATTCCCCGATATCAAGGCCGTCGGGCTCTGTCACGAAGTGCTCCACGTCAAGGAGGACCTCGCCGCCTATGTCGAGAAGCACCGCGACGTCGCGGACGTCGACGGCGACGACCTCCGGGTGAACGTCAAGGGAATCAACCACTTCACCTGGATCGACGACGTCCGCTTCCGAAGCGAGGGCGTCTTCGACGTGATCGACGCCGAACTCGATTCCCAGCTCCCGCTCCCTGGCGGATTCGAACCCGGCGACCTCGACGGCGAGACCTTCTACGTCGACAACGATCAGATCGCGCTGGATCTCTATCGACGCTTCGGGCTCTTCCCCGCCGCGGGCGACCGCCACCTCGCCGAGTTCGTCCCGTGGTACCTGAACATCGACGATCCGCAAGACGTCCAGCGGTGGGGGATCCGCCTTACGCCGAGCGACCACCGGATCGAGCACTGGCCGACGAACGAGCGCCAGCGCGAGCGCCATCTGGAAGGCACCGAGGAGTTCGAATTCACCGACACCGGCGAGAAGATGGTCGAGCTCATGACGGCACTGCTCGGCGGCGAGGAACTGGTCACGAACGTCAACCTCCCCAACCGGGGGCAACTTTCCGGGGTTCGCGAGGGTGCGATCGTCGAGACCAACGCGCTGGTGACGGGCGACGACATCGTCCCGCACGCCGCCGGCGACCTGCCGGAGCAGGTCCGGAGCATGGTCAGAACGCACGTGAGCAATCAGGAGACGCTGATCGAGGCCGGATTCGCTGGCGACCTCGATCTGGCGTACCGGGCGTTCCTGAACGATCCACTCGTGACGCTGCCGCCCGAAGACGCCCGAAGCCTCTTTGTCGACCTCGTCGACGCTGAACGCCCCTATCTCACCGACTGGAACCTGGAGGAGGCAACTGTCCTCGAAGCATAA
- a CDS encoding PQQ-binding-like beta-propeller repeat protein produces the protein MSELVSRRRLLSTCGALGIGSLAGCSGFLGSEESLGSWPMTGYGPGNTAFNPSASGPKDSLSEAWSVSAGDLRSDAGVEQHLTPHVSPPVVADGSIFVASWEGISGREFSTACHLHKIADDGEIAWSSDPLTSTVIVAERPVSLSVVSGTVYVVAPDADHETGLWALDAESGDILWEHEKYALGDPIVRDGEVIVQGNTDIGTVYATSTDGSHAWTFSATTADGDVVPADGTGAADGERTYVPMYGGGIVAVDRSGERDWYTDEFLTDQSGERAALRSIVAGDSIYASVGMITVSDGKLVALDPTDGSVRWEFKPDFDAERRQTALENVPAGYNPGGLHLGVYGKPALADGTVYMFGYELTESDLGEWWHKDTPEYMVPKFYALSADSGDVEWTVPLDGLYPGMFPIVADGTIYLSVAGEEEGQLLAIDADSGDIIDRMSGYPSVVTGVAVAGERLYVSEFSGDLLAIGPT, from the coding sequence ATGTCCGAATTGGTCTCCCGCCGCCGCCTCCTCTCGACGTGTGGAGCGCTCGGAATCGGATCGTTAGCCGGCTGTTCGGGCTTTCTCGGAAGCGAGGAGTCCCTCGGCTCGTGGCCGATGACCGGATACGGACCCGGAAATACCGCGTTCAATCCCTCGGCATCGGGACCGAAAGACTCCCTTTCGGAGGCCTGGAGCGTCTCAGCCGGGGACCTCAGAAGTGACGCCGGTGTCGAGCAACACCTAACGCCGCACGTGTCCCCGCCGGTCGTCGCTGACGGATCGATCTTCGTCGCGTCCTGGGAGGGAATTAGCGGTCGCGAATTCAGCACGGCGTGTCACCTCCACAAGATAGCGGATGACGGTGAGATCGCGTGGTCGAGTGACCCACTCACGTCCACGGTCATTGTGGCTGAGCGGCCAGTGTCTCTCTCCGTCGTCTCCGGGACGGTGTATGTCGTCGCTCCCGACGCCGATCACGAGACTGGACTGTGGGCGCTTGATGCTGAGTCCGGCGACATACTGTGGGAACACGAGAAGTATGCGCTGGGCGATCCGATCGTCCGCGACGGAGAAGTGATCGTGCAAGGGAACACAGACATCGGGACGGTCTACGCCACCTCGACAGACGGGTCTCACGCCTGGACGTTCTCGGCGACGACTGCGGACGGCGACGTCGTTCCTGCCGACGGTACCGGGGCCGCTGACGGAGAGCGGACGTACGTCCCGATGTACGGCGGCGGCATCGTCGCCGTCGATCGCTCGGGCGAACGTGACTGGTACACCGACGAGTTCCTCACGGATCAGTCCGGCGAGAGAGCCGCGCTGAGGAGCATCGTCGCGGGCGATTCGATCTACGCTTCCGTCGGTATGATAACCGTTTCCGACGGGAAGCTCGTGGCGCTCGACCCGACGGATGGATCCGTTCGCTGGGAGTTCAAACCCGACTTCGACGCCGAACGTCGCCAGACTGCCCTCGAGAACGTTCCCGCAGGCTACAACCCCGGGGGATTGCATCTCGGCGTCTACGGCAAACCTGCGCTGGCCGACGGGACAGTTTACATGTTCGGATATGAACTCACGGAGTCAGATCTCGGCGAATGGTGGCACAAAGACACGCCCGAGTACATGGTTCCGAAATTCTACGCGCTCTCGGCTGACAGCGGTGACGTGGAGTGGACGGTTCCGCTCGACGGCCTGTACCCGGGTATGTTCCCGATCGTCGCCGACGGAACGATATATCTCTCCGTCGCTGGTGAGGAGGAGGGTCAGTTATTGGCGATCGACGCCGATTCCGGGGACATTATCGATCGAATGTCGGGGTATCCGTCGGTTGTAACCGGCGTTGCGGTTGCCGGCGAGCGGCTGTACGTCAGCGAATTCTCCGGGGACCTGCTCGCCATCGGCCCGACGTGA
- the cbiQ gene encoding cobalt ECF transporter T component CbiQ, whose amino-acid sequence MTRADPVSRSAGTLTDRTRGLLADERVADRRGWLQAVHPVLKLLGVLALLVVTVTFDRPGPPAAMLALSVLAAVLSRVPLGTHALRTGVPMAVSLLIVAPQAVLVPGATLAGPVTLSGAAYVATFTLRVGASVSLLGLLLSTTRFAALVGALRTLRVPRTVVTLLAITYRYLLVVFEELSRLVLARRSRRIRSATLRESWREAGSLLGTFLLRALDRGERVGRAARSRGGTAGRAYARQHAIGLPDAAFAFIVFATVAAGVLLA is encoded by the coding sequence GTGACCCGCGCTGACCCCGTCAGCCGATCGGCGGGCACGCTGACCGATCGGACACGAGGTCTCCTGGCCGACGAGCGCGTCGCCGATCGACGGGGCTGGCTCCAGGCCGTCCACCCTGTTCTGAAACTGCTCGGCGTCCTGGCGCTGCTGGTCGTCACCGTCACGTTCGACCGGCCGGGGCCACCCGCCGCGATGCTCGCCCTCTCTGTCCTCGCGGCAGTCCTCTCCCGGGTCCCGCTGGGCACCCACGCGCTCCGGACGGGCGTGCCCATGGCCGTCTCGCTGCTGATCGTCGCGCCACAGGCCGTCCTCGTCCCGGGCGCGACGCTCGCCGGGCCGGTCACCCTTTCCGGCGCGGCCTACGTCGCGACGTTCACCCTCCGCGTCGGCGCGAGCGTCTCGCTGCTCGGGCTGTTGCTCTCGACGACGCGGTTCGCCGCGCTGGTGGGTGCCCTGCGGACGCTCCGCGTTCCCCGAACGGTCGTCACGCTGCTGGCGATCACCTACCGGTACCTGCTGGTCGTCTTCGAAGAACTCTCGCGGCTCGTGCTCGCGAGGCGGAGTCGTCGGATCAGATCCGCCACGCTGCGGGAGTCCTGGCGTGAAGCCGGTTCGCTGCTCGGAACCTTCCTCCTGCGAGCGCTGGACCGCGGTGAGCGCGTCGGGCGGGCGGCCCGTTCGCGGGGCGGGACGGCGGGCCGGGCGTACGCCCGACAGCACGCGATCGGCTTGCCTGACGCCGCCTTTGCGTTCATCGTCTTCGCGACCGTCGCGGCGGGGGTGTTGCTGGCGTGA
- a CDS encoding PDGLE domain-containing protein — protein sequence MVLSPLFAWAAGQVGYTEPLEHAASATGATAHAVSTLPALLPDYGLAGVDPYVGTLVSGLVGAALVLVIGWLAGRPLTAQRDPR from the coding sequence GTGGTCCTCTCGCCGCTGTTCGCCTGGGCGGCCGGACAGGTCGGCTACACTGAACCGTTAGAACACGCTGCGAGTGCGACCGGCGCGACCGCCCACGCCGTCTCGACGCTGCCCGCCCTGCTCCCGGACTACGGGCTCGCGGGCGTCGATCCCTACGTTGGGACGCTCGTCTCGGGGCTCGTCGGCGCGGCGCTCGTCCTCGTGATCGGCTGGCTCGCCGGCCGCCCGCTGACCGCCCAACGTGACCCGCGCTGA